The following coding sequences lie in one Bacillota bacterium genomic window:
- a CDS encoding APC family permease: MTELRKKIRLRTVVSAGAGLALATVSYTSNMQVASYMPGDSGWMAIVIAGLVSFLAAFCFAELVGMFPTAAGIKLFIERAFSEKAALVFATVYMTISVAVVGAETFILSSVLATAFPIPRIFWIFFFLIVIALINIRGITMAGLTQDITTYTMFAALIGLSVYALIKNDFQLVTPLSPGGGMGMAQAVAIGVFLYLGFEWVTPLAEETTDFKLIPRGMFGAIILLGLSYALFNIAMTSTVSKAVLTKSPIPHVLFGQALFGKAGIMVMMIMSILASVTTFNAGVMTASRFVYAMARDRALPKVFSNLHPTYATPWPAIVALLAVSTVVSLVVHFTGQYKVLIFLGAAVECMIYVVMGASVIGLRKRRPELQRVFKVPFGWAVPVAVVIIYGLLFALIFVPDPANPSDAHAQMLALAALGAVFVLTFGYVFWIVPALRAKYEAEARKRQKRRPGRPTTAGAAPQ; the protein is encoded by the coding sequence CGACTCCGGCTGGATGGCCATCGTCATCGCCGGCCTGGTCTCCTTCCTGGCCGCCTTCTGCTTCGCCGAGCTGGTCGGGATGTTCCCCACGGCGGCCGGGATCAAGCTTTTCATCGAGCGGGCCTTCTCGGAGAAGGCGGCCCTGGTCTTCGCCACCGTCTATATGACCATCAGCGTGGCCGTGGTCGGGGCGGAGACCTTCATCCTCTCGAGCGTCCTGGCGACGGCCTTTCCCATCCCGCGGATCTTCTGGATCTTCTTCTTCCTCATCGTCATCGCCCTGATCAACATCCGCGGGATCACCATGGCCGGCCTGACCCAGGACATCACGACCTACACGATGTTCGCCGCCCTCATCGGGCTGTCGGTCTACGCCCTGATCAAGAACGACTTTCAATTGGTGACCCCACTGTCGCCGGGAGGCGGCATGGGGATGGCCCAGGCCGTCGCCATCGGGGTCTTCCTCTACCTCGGCTTCGAGTGGGTGACGCCGCTGGCCGAGGAGACGACGGACTTCAAGCTCATCCCGCGCGGGATGTTCGGGGCCATCATCCTGCTGGGCCTGTCCTACGCCCTTTTCAACATAGCGATGACGTCAACCGTCTCGAAAGCCGTCCTGACCAAGTCGCCCATCCCCCATGTTCTCTTCGGCCAGGCCCTCTTCGGCAAGGCCGGGATCATGGTGATGATGATCATGAGCATCCTGGCCTCGGTGACGACCTTCAACGCCGGGGTGATGACCGCCTCACGGTTCGTTTACGCCATGGCCCGCGACCGGGCCCTGCCGAAGGTCTTCTCCAACCTGCACCCGACCTACGCCACCCCCTGGCCGGCCATCGTCGCCCTGTTGGCCGTATCCACCGTGGTCTCCCTGGTGGTCCACTTCACCGGCCAGTACAAGGTGCTCATCTTCCTCGGGGCGGCCGTCGAGTGCATGATCTACGTGGTCATGGGCGCCTCGGTGATCGGGCTGCGGAAGCGGCGTCCCGAACTCCAGCGGGTCTTCAAGGTCCCCTTCGGGTGGGCCGTCCCGGTGGCCGTCGTGATCATCTATGGACTGCTCTTCGCCTTGATCTTCGTCCCCGACCCGGCCAACCCGAGCGACGCCCATGCCCAGATGCTGGCCCTGGCCGCTCTGGGCGCGGTGTTCGTCCTGACCTTCGGCTACGTCTTCTGGATCGTCCCGGCCCTGCGGGCCAAGTACGAGGCGGAGGCGCGGAAACGGCAGAAGCGCCGGCCCGGGCGACCGACGACGGCGGGCGCGGCCCCCCAATAA